Proteins found in one Melospiza georgiana isolate bMelGeo1 chromosome 1, bMelGeo1.pri, whole genome shotgun sequence genomic segment:
- the LOC131091824 gene encoding C-C chemokine receptor type 8-like has protein sequence MEQNLTDLLGSIGSEDILMSYISPTPNSSAAYEYALYYSELHIICNPEGVPAFASTFFPVLYSILFVAGLVGNALVVWILAVSMKIKTMTDVYLLNLTVSDLLLIFSLPFLVQYSIVSQWSFGNALCKIISSVYFIGFYSNVFFITIMSVDRYLAIVHSLHVQGIRTTAVGFITSLVVWAVAILASMPDLLFFQEVNDNNQIKCLPHYPDGHNGWKTFSNFLVNILGWLIPVVVLVFSYHSILKNLQKCHTKNKYKAIKLVFIVVVVFFLSWTPVNIVLFLDSLRNMSIIDDCQTSQRLDLAVELTEALSFVHCCLNPVIYAFVGEKFKKHLCDIFKKSACFLSNCKGCGAFSGRSLDKHSSLHTKSSQLSYVGTVL, from the exons ATGGAGCAGAATTTGACAGACCTGCTGGGCAGCATTGGCTCTGAGGACATATTG ATGAGTTACATCTCACCAACACCTAACTCCTCTGCAGCCTATGAATATGCCTTGTACTACTCAGAGCTACACATCATCTGCAATCCTGAAGGTGTTCCAGCATTTGCATCTACCTTCTTTCCAGTGCTGTACTCCATACTGTTTGTGGCAGGCCTCGTGGGAAATGCTTTGGTTGTTTGGATTCTGGCAGTTTCCATGAAAATCAAGACCATGACTGACGTGTATCTGCTGAATCTGACAGTCTCTGACCTCCTCTTGATATTCTCCCTGCCCTTCTTGGTTCAGTACTCCATTGTGAGCCAGTGGAGTTTTGGAAATGCACTGTGTAAAATTATCAGCTCAGTTTACTTCATTGGTTTCTACAGCAATGTCTTCTTCATAACCATCATGAGTGTCGACAGGTACTTGGCCATAGTCCACTCCCTCCATGTCCAAGGGATTCGGACAACTGCCGTTGGCTTTATCACCAGTCTGGTCGTTTGGGCAGTTGCCATTTTAGCATCAATGCCAGACTTACTTTTTTTCCAGGAAGTGAATGACAATAACCAGATTAAGTGCCTCCCTCACTATCCTGATGGCCACAATGGCTGGAAGactttcagtaattttttaGTCAACATCCTGGGGTGGCTAATCCCTGTTGTTGTCCTCGTTTTCTCCTATCACAGCATCTTGAAAAACCTTCAGAAGTGCCATACCAAGAACAAGTACAAAGCAATTAAACTGGTTTTTATTGTTGTCGTTGTGTTCTTTCTCTCCTGGACCCCTGTCAACATTGTGCTGTTTTTGGACTCTCTGAGGAACATGTCCATCATCGACGACTGCCAGACAAGCCAAAGGCTAGACCTAGCCGTGGAGCTGACTGAGGCACTCTCCTTTGTCCACTGCTGCCTCAACCCAGTCATCTATGCTTTTGTGGGTGAGAAGTTCAAAAAGCATCTCTGTGACATTTTCAAAAAATCTGCATGTTTTCTGTCGAACTGCAAAGGCTGCGGGGCTTTCAGTGGGCGCAGCCTGGACAAGCACTCCTCTCTGCACACAAAGTCCTCACAGTTGTCTTATGTTGGCACTGTCTTGTAG